A genome region from Amblyraja radiata isolate CabotCenter1 chromosome 4, sAmbRad1.1.pri, whole genome shotgun sequence includes the following:
- the LOC116972560 gene encoding uncharacterized protein LOC116972560 yields the protein MVNFYHRFIPSAAAIMRPLFQCLASKPKDLIWSKEAEKAFEGAKTALANTTMLEHPRASALMALTVDASDVAVGAVLELQVGKLNIVADALSRPATPEASALSLGVDYEELAAAQQVDAGMEVYRNAESGLKLAKVPCGTTGVRVLCDVSMGKARPIVPIAWRRRIFDTIHSLAHLSIRAASALVAAKFVWHRLRKQVTAWARSCVACQTSKIQRHVRPPVQDFAVPDDRFHVHADLVGPLPCSHRATHLLTIVDRFTRWAEAIPLTDISAEACARAIISHWIARFGVPSDIATDRGAQFTSSLWCGMAQLYGAKLQQTTAYLPESNGLVERFHRHLKSALKARLTSPDWVDQLPWVLLGIRTTPKMDLNASSAELVYGSVLRVPGDFLPVSRDQEVPASAVLADLRERACALVPVITSRHGSSAVHVPTMLRDCAYVFLRKDAHRSSLQRAYEGPYRVLRTGTSTFTLDMGGKEEFVSMSRLKPAHVDEDSPVAASYAPEKTM from the exons ATGGTTAATTTCTACCACCGATTCATCCCGTCAGCAGCCGCCATCATGCGGCCGTTGTTCCAGTGTCTGGCCAGTAAGCCAAAGGACCTGATCTGGTCCAAGGAGGCGGAGAAGGCGTTCGAGGGGGCTAAGACAGCATTGGCCAATACCACTATGCTGGAACACCCTAGGGCATCAGCCCTAATGGCCCTCACTGTGGATGCATCCGACGTCGCGGTGGGTGCTGTCCTCGAACTACAAGTAG GGAAGCTGAACattgtggctgacgcgctgtcccgtcCGGCAACCCCCGAAGCTTCCGCTTTAAGTCTAGGCGTGGATTATGAGGAGCTGGCCGCTGCCCAGCAGGTAGATGCCGGTATGGAGgtttaccgcaatgctgaatcagGACTCAAGCTGGCTAAGGTGCCCTGCGGCACCACCGGTGTGCGGGTCCTTTGCGATGTCTCCATGGGTAAAGCCCGCCCCATTGTCCCGATTGCCTGGAGGCGTCGGATTtttgacaccatccacagcctagcGCACCTGTCCATTCGCGCCGCCTCTGCCTTGGTCGCGGCCAAGTTTGTCTGGCACAGGTTACGGAAGCAGGTCACAGCATGGGCCCGTTCTTGTGTCGCATGCCAGACTTCCAAGATACAGAGACATGTGCGCCCGCCCGTGCAGGATTTCGCTGTTCCAGACGACAGGttccatgtccatgccgacctggtAGGTCCCTTGCCGTGTTCGCACAGGGCTACTCACCTACTGACTATCGTGgacaggtttaccaggtgggcggaggcgaTACCGTTAACGGATATCTCCGCTGAGGCTTGTGCACGGGCTATCATCTCACATTGGATCGCTCGTTTTGGGGTTCCTTCCGATATCGCCACTgatcgtggggcccagttcacatcctccctgtggtgtggtatggcgcagctgtatgGCGCGAAGCTGCAACAGACCACCGCGTATCTTCCAGAGTCCAATGGTTTGGTTGAGCGTTTCCACAGGCACCTCAAGTCAGCGTTGAAAGCTCGGCTCACCAGCCCCGATTGGGTTGACCAGTTGCCTTGGGTCCTCCTCGGCATCAGAACCACGCCTAAGATGGACCTCAACGCCTCCTCAGCCGAGCTGGTTTACGGCTCGGTTTTGCGAGTACCTGGGGATTTTCTGCCCGTCTCCCGGGACCAAGAGGTCCCGGCTTCGGCAGTGTTAGCTGACCTTCGCGAGCGGGCGTGTGCTTTGGTCCCGGTTATCACTTCCCGGCATGGTTCCTCGgcggtgcatgtgcctactatgttacgtgattgtgcttatgttttccttcgtaAGGATGCTCACCGCTCGTCGTTACAGCGGGCGTACGAAGGTCCGTACAGGGTGCTGAGGACTGGTACCTCGACGTttacgttggacatgggtggcaaggaggagttCGTCTCCATGAGTcgccttaagccagcacacgtCGACGAAGATAGCCCGGTGGCGG cctcctatgctcctgaGAAAACAATGTGA